A stretch of the Rhizobium sullae genome encodes the following:
- a CDS encoding FAD-dependent oxidoreductase: protein MAEFPDKAKVVIIGLGGIVGASIAHHLIERGWDDIVGIDKSGIPTDIGSTAHASDFCYTTSHDYLSVWTTQYSIDFYEKMGHYARIGGLEVARTGDDTWMEEIKRKLSSAKAFGTRAHYVSPAEIKEKFPLIEEEMVQGGLFDPDAGLVIPRSQTVAGKLVDAGEKVGKLKAFANTPAKSLIVENGRIKGVVTHRGTIMADHVIVCAGLWGRLVAEMVGEDLPVMPVDHPLTFFGPYNAFEGTGKEIGFPLLRDQGNSAYMRDTGDPKTTEGGQIEWGYYEQTSPRMCHPRELLEKHEARLSPSQRDLEMDEIIAPLERAMELTPILGELGYNESHSFNGLLQVSAAGGPSCGESQKVRGLWYCVAIWVKDGPGYGKLIADWMTDGRTGIDHASIDYSRFYAHQLTEQFIEDRCFEAAQKIYFPAVHTREPYATSRDVKHSPFYEREVELGGYFMELGGWERAHGYRANEHLLEKYGDRVPVRENEWDGRHFWRVSNAEHLAMSEDCGIVNLSHFYMFDVEGPGHVELMEWVCAAKIGGDANIGKGIYTHFLDDEGMVRADLTVIRIADRCRVIDGADAGPRDFHYIKRIAEDKGFNVTVTDVSEKYVTIGIWGPNARATLKKVVADPAALDPENFAFAAIKPIEIDGRHVTAFRISYVGEQGWELHMKYEDGLAVWDALRATGVMAFGVETYANSRRMEKSLRLQNADLITQYNLIEAGLARPKVKEADFRGKARHLEYKAREHQPAMLCTLVMTDNIDSKGVARYPVGTLPVMDPETGETLVDEFGRRSYTTSIAYGPTIGKNIALAYLPWSHAQEGRKLVIEYFGETYPVDVAAVGYRPLYDPENLKPRS from the coding sequence ATGGCAGAATTTCCAGACAAGGCGAAAGTCGTAATTATCGGGTTGGGCGGCATTGTCGGCGCGTCGATTGCCCATCACCTGATCGAGCGCGGCTGGGACGATATTGTCGGCATCGACAAGTCGGGCATCCCGACCGATATCGGCTCGACGGCACATGCTTCCGACTTCTGTTATACGACCAGCCACGACTATCTGTCGGTCTGGACGACGCAGTACTCCATCGATTTCTACGAGAAGATGGGACACTACGCCCGCATCGGCGGCCTCGAAGTCGCCCGCACCGGCGACGACACCTGGATGGAGGAGATCAAGCGAAAGCTGAGCTCGGCCAAGGCCTTCGGCACACGCGCCCATTACGTCAGCCCCGCCGAGATCAAGGAAAAGTTCCCGCTGATCGAGGAAGAGATGGTCCAGGGCGGCCTGTTCGATCCCGATGCTGGCCTTGTCATCCCGCGCTCGCAGACGGTTGCCGGCAAGCTGGTCGATGCCGGCGAGAAGGTCGGCAAGCTCAAGGCCTTCGCCAATACGCCGGCCAAGTCGCTGATCGTCGAGAACGGCCGCATCAAGGGCGTCGTCACTCATCGCGGCACGATCATGGCCGATCACGTCATCGTCTGCGCCGGCCTGTGGGGCCGTCTGGTCGCAGAGATGGTCGGCGAGGACCTGCCGGTCATGCCGGTCGACCATCCGCTCACCTTCTTCGGCCCCTACAACGCGTTCGAAGGCACAGGCAAAGAAATCGGCTTCCCGCTTTTGCGCGACCAGGGCAACTCCGCCTATATGCGCGACACCGGCGACCCGAAGACCACCGAGGGCGGCCAGATCGAATGGGGTTACTACGAGCAGACCAGTCCGCGCATGTGCCATCCCCGCGAGCTGCTCGAAAAGCATGAGGCGCGCCTGTCGCCCTCGCAGCGCGACCTCGAAATGGATGAGATTATCGCGCCGCTCGAGCGCGCCATGGAGCTCACCCCGATCCTCGGCGAACTCGGCTATAACGAAAGCCATTCCTTCAACGGCCTGCTGCAGGTTTCCGCCGCCGGCGGCCCGTCCTGCGGCGAGAGCCAGAAGGTGCGCGGCCTCTGGTACTGCGTCGCCATCTGGGTCAAGGATGGTCCCGGCTATGGCAAGCTGATCGCCGACTGGATGACCGACGGCCGCACCGGGATCGACCACGCCAGCATCGACTATTCACGCTTCTACGCGCACCAGCTGACGGAACAGTTCATCGAGGACCGTTGTTTTGAGGCCGCCCAGAAGATCTATTTCCCGGCCGTTCATACGCGCGAGCCCTATGCCACCAGCCGCGACGTCAAGCACTCGCCCTTTTACGAGCGCGAAGTCGAGCTCGGCGGCTATTTCATGGAGCTTGGCGGCTGGGAGCGCGCCCATGGCTACAGAGCCAACGAGCACCTGCTTGAGAAGTACGGCGATCGCGTGCCGGTGCGCGAAAACGAATGGGACGGCCGCCACTTCTGGCGCGTCTCCAATGCCGAGCACCTGGCGATGAGCGAGGATTGCGGCATCGTCAACCTAAGCCACTTCTACATGTTCGACGTCGAAGGGCCTGGTCATGTCGAGCTGATGGAGTGGGTCTGCGCCGCAAAGATCGGCGGCGACGCCAACATCGGCAAGGGCATCTACACGCACTTCCTCGACGACGAGGGCATGGTGCGCGCCGATCTGACGGTCATCCGTATCGCCGACCGCTGCCGTGTGATCGACGGGGCGGACGCAGGCCCGCGCGATTTCCACTACATCAAGCGGATTGCCGAGGATAAGGGCTTCAACGTTACCGTCACCGACGTCTCCGAAAAATACGTCACCATCGGCATCTGGGGGCCGAACGCCCGCGCCACGCTGAAGAAGGTCGTCGCCGATCCGGCGGCCCTCGATCCGGAAAACTTCGCCTTCGCCGCGATCAAGCCGATCGAGATCGACGGCAGGCACGTCACGGCCTTCCGCATCTCCTATGTCGGCGAGCAGGGCTGGGAGCTGCACATGAAGTACGAGGATGGCCTTGCCGTCTGGGATGCGCTGCGCGCGACTGGCGTCATGGCCTTCGGCGTCGAGACCTACGCCAATAGCCGTCGCATGGAAAAGAGCCTGCGCCTGCAGAATGCCGACCTCATCACGCAGTACAATCTTATCGAAGCCGGCCTCGCCCGTCCGAAGGTCAAGGAGGCCGATTTCCGCGGCAAGGCCAGGCATCTCGAATATAAGGCCCGCGAGCACCAGCCGGCGATGCTCTGCACGCTGGTGATGACCGATAACATCGACAGCAAAGGCGTCGCCCGCTATCCGGTCGGCACGCTGCCGGTCATGGATCCGGAAACCGGCGAGACCCTTGTCGACGAGTTCGGCCGCCGCTCCTACACGACGTCGATCGCCTATGGCCCGACAATCGGAAAGAACATCGCGCTCGCCTACCTGCCCTGGTCCCATGCCCAGGAAGGCCGCAAGCTCGTCATCGAATACTTCGGTGAGACTTATCCGGTCGACGTCGCCGCCGTCGGCTACAGGCCGCTCTACGATCCGGAAAATTTGAAACCCCGGAGCTGA
- the minC gene encoding septum site-determining protein MinC → MTKVLTDARSIRIKGRSFLAVMLSPDLPFDDWLARLDDLAARSAGFFLGRPVVLDVTDLQIDRSQLKELIAELTRRNVSIMGIEGGRPSILGPGMPPALKGGRPGSDFELPKAEPVIDLQNKPAAAEIRSALQSIVIREPVRSGQSVIFPEGDVTVIGSVASGSEIVAGGSVHIYGALRGRVMAGSVGNASARIFCRKLEAELIAIDGIYKTAEDMASHLRGQAVQLWLEGDTIMAEKLI, encoded by the coding sequence ATGACCAAAGTGCTAACAGACGCTCGCTCGATCCGAATCAAGGGCCGCTCCTTCCTCGCGGTCATGCTTTCTCCGGACCTCCCTTTCGATGATTGGCTGGCGAGGCTGGATGATCTCGCAGCCCGTTCAGCCGGATTCTTTCTGGGGCGGCCCGTCGTTCTTGATGTCACGGACCTGCAGATCGACAGGTCGCAGCTGAAGGAACTTATCGCGGAACTGACGCGACGCAATGTGAGCATCATGGGTATCGAGGGCGGGCGCCCTTCAATCCTTGGGCCGGGCATGCCGCCTGCGCTTAAGGGCGGTCGTCCCGGTTCAGACTTCGAGCTGCCGAAAGCGGAACCAGTTATCGATCTGCAAAACAAGCCGGCGGCCGCCGAGATTCGTTCGGCACTACAATCCATCGTGATCCGGGAGCCTGTGCGTTCCGGTCAGTCGGTGATCTTCCCGGAAGGCGACGTCACAGTCATCGGATCGGTTGCCTCGGGTTCGGAGATCGTCGCTGGAGGGTCGGTCCATATCTATGGGGCGCTGCGGGGTCGAGTCATGGCAGGGTCGGTTGGAAATGCGTCCGCGCGTATCTTCTGCCGAAAGCTTGAGGCCGAGCTGATTGCGATCGATGGCATCTACAAGACCGCCGAAGACATGGCCTCGCACCTTCGTGGGCAAGCCGTCCAGCTCTGGCTCGAAGGCGATACGATCATGGCAGAGAAACTTATCTGA
- the minD gene encoding septum site-determining protein MinD — MGKVIVVTSGKGGVGKTTSTAALGGALAQRNEKVVVVDFDVGLRNLDLVMGAERRVVYDLINVIQGDAKLSQALIRDKRLDTLFLLPASQTRDKDNLTPEGVERVMADLKRHFDWIICDSPAGIERGATLAMRHADVAVVVTNPEVSSVRDSDRIIGLLDAKTAKAERGERMEKHLLLTRYDANRAERGDMLKVDDVLEILSIPLLGIVPESMDVLRASNIGAPVTLADSRSAPAMAYFDAARRLAGEDVPITIPGEKRGIFGKIFGRRAA; from the coding sequence ATGGGGAAAGTCATCGTCGTCACTTCAGGCAAAGGCGGAGTTGGCAAGACAACCTCGACCGCCGCGCTGGGAGGGGCCTTGGCACAGAGAAACGAGAAAGTGGTCGTCGTCGATTTTGATGTCGGGCTGCGGAATCTCGACCTAGTGATGGGCGCGGAGCGAAGGGTTGTCTACGACCTGATCAACGTCATACAGGGTGACGCCAAGCTCTCGCAGGCGCTGATACGCGACAAGAGGCTGGACACGCTGTTTCTGCTGCCGGCGTCGCAAACGCGGGACAAGGACAACTTGACCCCGGAAGGTGTTGAACGGGTCATGGCTGATCTGAAGCGCCACTTCGACTGGATCATCTGCGATAGTCCGGCGGGCATCGAACGCGGCGCGACCCTTGCAATGCGCCACGCCGATGTCGCGGTCGTCGTCACCAACCCGGAAGTCTCGTCGGTACGCGATTCAGATCGCATCATCGGCCTGCTGGATGCAAAGACCGCCAAGGCCGAACGCGGCGAGCGGATGGAAAAGCACCTGCTCCTGACCCGATACGACGCCAACCGGGCGGAACGGGGCGATATGCTCAAGGTCGACGACGTCTTGGAGATCCTGTCCATCCCGCTCCTCGGCATTGTTCCCGAAAGCATGGATGTTCTGCGCGCCTCCAATATCGGCGCTCCTGTGACACTCGCCGATAGCCGCAGCGCACCTGCGATGGCTTATTTCGATGCGGCCCGCCGGCTTGCTGGTGAGGATGTGCCGATCACAATTCCGGGCGAAAAGCGAGGCATCTTCGGCAAGATCTTCGGACGGAGGGCCGCATGA
- the minE gene encoding cell division topological specificity factor MinE produces the protein MNIFSFFGRKQTAPAARERLQVLLAHERSSVGTDLVSLLREEILEVIAKHVQLDADKVQVKMDRNEHVSILEIDVEIPLKAAAEAA, from the coding sequence ATGAACATCTTCAGTTTTTTCGGCAGAAAGCAAACCGCACCCGCGGCGCGTGAACGCCTGCAGGTGCTTCTGGCACACGAACGCTCGTCGGTGGGTACAGACCTCGTGTCGCTGCTGCGCGAGGAGATTCTGGAAGTCATCGCCAAGCACGTGCAGCTCGACGCCGATAAGGTGCAGGTGAAGATGGATCGCAACGAGCACGTCTCGATCCTGGAAATCGACGTCGAAATCCCGCTGAAAGCAGCTGCAGAGGCGGCTTGA
- a CDS encoding alpha/beta fold hydrolase, whose protein sequence is MFRTALIAAVGLFIAGSALAEPKPTGDRVEVNGMQMYYEVSGDGDPLIVLHGAYMNIPSMGAIIPKLAETHKVYALEFQGHGRTTDIDRPITYQNLADDVAAFMDAVGLKKADVFGYSMGAAAALQVAVRHPEKVNKLAAASVAYDAEGWQPAFRAFIPQMTVEMFVGMPFADDYRKLAANPDGFPALVRKLIALEHEPMAWEKDVKSLKIPVLLISGDADVATLEHSVAMFRLLGGGVMGDMGKPLPASRLAVMPATSHTAVINQSDLLHAFIEPFLKGETPRGMFE, encoded by the coding sequence ATGTTCCGCACCGCCCTCATTGCCGCAGTCGGCTTGTTTATCGCAGGATCAGCCTTGGCCGAACCCAAGCCGACAGGCGACCGGGTCGAGGTCAACGGCATGCAGATGTATTATGAAGTGTCCGGAGACGGTGACCCGCTGATCGTGCTGCACGGCGCTTATATGAACATCCCGTCCATGGGCGCGATCATCCCCAAGCTCGCCGAAACCCACAAGGTCTACGCGCTCGAATTCCAGGGCCACGGCCGCACCACCGACATCGACCGCCCCATTACCTATCAAAACCTGGCAGACGACGTCGCGGCCTTCATGGACGCGGTCGGCCTCAAGAAGGCGGATGTGTTCGGATATTCCATGGGTGCGGCCGCTGCGCTGCAAGTCGCCGTCCGCCATCCGGAAAAAGTGAACAAACTTGCAGCAGCCTCCGTTGCCTACGATGCCGAGGGCTGGCAGCCGGCGTTCAGGGCCTTCATCCCGCAAATGACGGTGGAAATGTTTGTCGGCATGCCGTTCGCCGACGACTACCGCAAGCTTGCCGCCAATCCCGACGGCTTCCCTGCCCTGGTCAGGAAACTGATCGCCCTCGAGCACGAGCCGATGGCATGGGAAAAGGACGTGAAGTCGCTGAAGATACCGGTGCTGCTCATCTCCGGCGACGCCGATGTTGCAACCCTAGAACATTCGGTTGCCATGTTCCGGTTGCTCGGCGGCGGCGTCATGGGCGATATGGGCAAGCCCCTTCCTGCCTCTCGTCTTGCCGTCATGCCGGCGACGTCACACACCGCCGTCATCAACCAGTCCGACCTGCTGCATGCCTTCATCGAACCTTTCTTGAAGGGCGAGACGCCGAGGGGGATGTTCGAGTAG
- a CDS encoding metal ABC transporter substrate-binding protein — translation MLKRAGRLLAGLIAAAIVSVAAMGPAAAAEKFKAVTTFTVIADMAKNVAGDAAIVESITKPGAEIHNYSPTPGDIQRAQGARLILWNGLNLERWFEKFFVNLHDVPGVVVSEGIEPMSIAEGPYSGKPNPHAWMSPKNALIYVDNIRDAFVKHDPANAAAYEANAAAYKMKIEATITPIREKLEQIPDDKRWLVSSEGAFSYLARDFGLKELYLWPINADQQGTPQQVRKVIDAVEANEIAAVFSESTVSDKPARQVARETGVHYGGVLYVDSLSEEEGPVPTYIDLLRVTSDTVEKGLVEGLSQ, via the coding sequence ATGTTAAAACGGGCAGGGCGCCTATTGGCCGGATTGATAGCGGCAGCAATCGTGTCGGTCGCGGCGATGGGACCGGCAGCGGCTGCGGAGAAGTTCAAGGCGGTGACAACCTTTACCGTTATTGCAGACATGGCCAAGAACGTGGCGGGTGATGCCGCCATCGTGGAATCGATCACCAAGCCGGGTGCGGAGATTCACAATTACTCCCCGACACCCGGTGACATACAAAGGGCGCAGGGCGCTCGCCTCATCCTCTGGAACGGGCTCAATCTTGAGCGCTGGTTCGAAAAGTTTTTCGTTAATCTCCATGACGTTCCGGGCGTCGTCGTTTCCGAAGGCATCGAACCGATGAGCATTGCCGAAGGGCCTTATTCCGGCAAGCCCAACCCGCACGCCTGGATGTCGCCGAAGAATGCTCTGATCTATGTCGACAACATCCGCGATGCCTTCGTGAAGCACGATCCGGCGAACGCCGCTGCCTACGAGGCCAACGCTGCCGCTTATAAAATGAAGATCGAGGCGACCATCACGCCGATCCGCGAAAAGCTTGAGCAGATTCCGGACGACAAGCGCTGGCTGGTGTCGAGCGAGGGCGCCTTTTCCTACCTCGCCCGTGACTTTGGCCTGAAGGAACTCTATCTCTGGCCTATCAATGCCGACCAGCAGGGAACACCACAACAGGTCCGCAAGGTGATCGATGCCGTTGAGGCCAACGAGATCGCTGCCGTCTTCAGCGAGAGCACGGTGTCCGACAAGCCGGCCAGGCAGGTCGCACGCGAAACCGGCGTACATTACGGTGGCGTGCTCTATGTCGATTCCCTTAGCGAGGAGGAAGGGCCCGTGCCGACCTATATCGATCTGCTCCGCGTAACCTCCGACACGGTCGAAAAGGGCCTAGTCGAAGGCCTGTCGCAATGA
- a CDS encoding manganese/iron ABC transporter ATP-binding protein has protein sequence MNEPLKKLARPADAGSGIAVSSATVTYRNGHTALRDASFQIPTGTITALVGVNGSGKSTLFKAIMGFVRLARGDIRILGMPVGEALRKNLVAYVPQSEEVDWNFPVLVEDVVMMGRYGHMGMMRIPKAADHAAVSSALARVNMSELRTRQIGELSGGQKKRVFLARALAQDGRVILLDEPFTGVDVKTEDQITVLLRELRDEGRVMLVSTHNLGSVPEFCDRTVLIKGTVLAYGTTAETFTPANLEKTFGGVLRHFMLTEADDRGSHPIDVMTDDERPLVMQDGRAVGHEPRGNGGRR, from the coding sequence ATGAATGAGCCGCTTAAAAAGCTTGCCCGTCCCGCGGATGCGGGATCGGGCATTGCGGTGAGCAGTGCGACCGTCACCTATCGCAACGGCCATACTGCCCTTCGCGATGCCAGCTTCCAGATCCCGACGGGCACGATTACGGCGTTGGTCGGGGTCAACGGCTCCGGCAAATCGACACTGTTCAAGGCGATTATGGGCTTCGTGCGCCTTGCCAGGGGCGACATAAGGATACTCGGCATGCCGGTCGGTGAGGCACTGCGCAAGAACCTCGTCGCCTATGTGCCGCAAAGCGAAGAGGTGGATTGGAACTTTCCAGTCCTCGTCGAGGACGTTGTCATGATGGGCCGCTACGGCCACATGGGCATGATGCGCATCCCGAAGGCGGCCGATCACGCTGCCGTGTCATCGGCACTCGCACGCGTCAACATGAGCGAATTGCGCACGCGCCAGATCGGCGAGTTGTCGGGCGGGCAGAAGAAGCGGGTCTTCCTGGCTCGCGCGCTGGCGCAGGACGGCCGCGTCATCCTGCTCGATGAGCCCTTCACCGGCGTCGACGTCAAGACCGAAGACCAGATTACCGTTCTGCTCCGCGAGTTGCGCGACGAAGGCCGGGTCATGCTGGTCTCCACCCACAATCTCGGCTCGGTACCGGAGTTCTGCGACCGCACCGTTCTCATCAAAGGCACCGTCCTCGCCTACGGCACGACTGCCGAGACTTTCACTCCGGCAAACCTCGAGAAGACTTTTGGCGGCGTGCTGCGCCATTTCATGCTGACCGAGGCTGACGACCGCGGGTCACATCCGATTGATGTGATGACCGACGACGAACGCCCGCTTGTGATGCAAGATGGCCGGGCCGTCGGGCACGAGCCAAGGGGTAATGGGGGCCGGCGCTAA
- the sitC gene encoding iron/manganese ABC transporter permease subunit SitC, which translates to MVFLTEPFTYEYMLNAMWVSALVGGVCAFLSCYLMLKGWSLIGDALSHSIVPGVAGAYMLGLPFSIGAFFSGGLAAAAMLFLNQRTKLKEDAIIGLIFSSFFGLGLFMVSLSPTSVNIQTIVLGNILAITPEDTLQLAVIGFVSLAILLVKWKDLMVTFFDESHARSIGLNPTALKIMFFMLLSASTVAALQTVGAFLVICMVVTPGATAYLLTDRFPRLLAIAVVIGAVTSFVGAYASYFLDGATGGIIVVLQTLLFLAAFLLAPKHGMLAARRRAAEAQEASQ; encoded by the coding sequence ATGGTCTTCCTTACCGAGCCGTTTACCTATGAATATATGCTCAATGCCATGTGGGTTTCGGCTCTGGTGGGCGGTGTCTGCGCGTTTTTATCCTGCTACCTGATGCTCAAGGGCTGGTCACTCATCGGCGACGCGCTTTCCCATTCCATCGTGCCTGGTGTTGCCGGCGCCTACATGCTGGGCTTGCCTTTCTCGATCGGCGCCTTCTTCTCCGGCGGCCTTGCCGCCGCCGCGATGCTCTTCCTCAACCAACGCACCAAGCTGAAGGAGGATGCCATTATCGGCCTGATCTTCTCCTCCTTTTTCGGGCTCGGCCTCTTCATGGTGTCCCTGTCGCCGACCTCGGTGAACATCCAGACCATCGTGCTCGGCAACATTCTCGCCATCACGCCGGAGGACACGCTCCAGCTCGCCGTTATCGGTTTCGTCTCGCTCGCTATCCTTCTCGTCAAATGGAAGGACCTGATGGTCACCTTCTTCGACGAGAGCCATGCACGTTCGATCGGCCTCAACCCCACTGCGCTCAAGATCATGTTCTTCATGCTGCTTTCGGCATCGACGGTCGCCGCCCTCCAGACGGTGGGTGCCTTTCTCGTCATCTGTATGGTGGTGACGCCGGGTGCCACTGCTTATCTGCTGACAGATCGCTTTCCCCGGCTGCTCGCAATCGCAGTGGTCATTGGCGCAGTGACCAGCTTCGTCGGTGCCTATGCGAGTTATTTCCTGGATGGCGCGACCGGCGGCATCATCGTCGTGTTGCAGACCCTCCTCTTCCTCGCCGCGTTCCTCCTTGCGCCCAAACATGGAATGCTGGCGGCGCGTCGCAGGGCGGCCGAAGCACAGGAGGCCAGTCAATGA
- a CDS encoding metal ABC transporter permease, with protein MNILETLFMPFQFSFMINALVISMLVAVPTALLSCFLVIKGWSLLGDAISHAVFPGVVIAYIVGFPFALGAFIAGMFCAVATGFLKDNSRIKQDTVMGIVFSGMFGLGLVLYVKIQSEVHLDHILFGDMLGVGWRDIGETAMIATLTAGIICIKWKDFLLHAFDPAQAKAVGLRVNLLHYGLLCLISLTVVGALKAVGIILAIAMLIAPGAIAFLLTRSFGMMLVLSVVIAMIASAAGIYLSFFIDSAPAPTIVLLLSILFAAAFAATVRRAERSETAQQ; from the coding sequence ATGAATATCCTCGAGACGCTGTTCATGCCTTTCCAGTTCAGCTTCATGATCAATGCGCTGGTCATCTCGATGCTTGTGGCGGTGCCGACGGCGCTTCTTTCCTGTTTTCTTGTGATCAAAGGCTGGTCGCTGCTCGGCGATGCCATCTCCCATGCGGTTTTTCCCGGCGTAGTAATCGCCTACATCGTTGGCTTCCCTTTTGCGCTCGGCGCCTTCATCGCCGGCATGTTTTGCGCCGTTGCTACTGGTTTTCTGAAAGACAACAGCCGCATCAAGCAGGACACGGTGATGGGTATCGTGTTTTCCGGCATGTTCGGCCTTGGCCTCGTGCTTTACGTGAAGATCCAGTCCGAGGTGCATCTCGATCACATATTGTTCGGGGACATGCTCGGCGTTGGCTGGCGGGACATCGGCGAAACGGCGATGATCGCGACTTTGACCGCCGGTATCATCTGCATCAAGTGGAAGGATTTTCTGTTGCATGCCTTCGATCCGGCGCAGGCAAAGGCGGTCGGCCTTCGCGTTAACCTGCTGCACTACGGATTGCTTTGCCTGATCTCGCTTACCGTTGTCGGCGCGCTGAAGGCGGTCGGAATCATCCTCGCCATCGCGATGCTCATTGCACCCGGCGCCATCGCCTTCCTGCTGACGCGCAGCTTCGGCATGATGCTGGTCCTGTCGGTGGTTATCGCCATGATCGCCTCGGCTGCCGGAATCTATCTGTCGTTCTTCATCGACAGCGCACCGGCGCCAACCATCGTGTTGTTGCTTTCCATCTTGTTTGCTGCTGCCTTTGCCGCCACCGTCCGAAGGGCGGAGCGATCCGAGACGGCACAGCAATAG
- a CDS encoding metallophosphoesterase family protein, whose product MKIIQITDTHFSPNKPHFNGNWAPLLTWIEETAADLIIHTGDLTVDGADKDEDISFSMDLMRQVSVPMLIVPGNHDVGDLPGSRQPVNAERLQRWRRLAGEDRWLEDAGSWRFAGLNSLLLGHEDDEEEAQFEWLQKALEDRGGRRVALFAHKPLFVDEPHEGDTGYWSVKPSQRRRLYDLIAAHDVALFASGHLHWAWQGRYEQTALTWGPSAAFIIDKMEREMPGERLIGAVIHELGDDAASRIVAIPGMTAHVLDEVVHEVYPHAAKTQEPVE is encoded by the coding sequence ATGAAAATTATTCAGATCACCGATACCCATTTCAGCCCGAACAAGCCGCATTTCAACGGCAATTGGGCGCCGCTGCTGACATGGATCGAAGAAACGGCTGCCGATCTGATCATCCATACCGGGGACCTTACCGTCGACGGCGCGGACAAGGATGAGGACATCTCCTTTTCGATGGACCTCATGCGTCAGGTTTCCGTCCCGATGCTCATCGTTCCAGGCAATCATGATGTCGGCGATCTTCCAGGCTCACGCCAGCCGGTGAATGCCGAACGGCTTCAGCGCTGGCGGCGGCTGGCCGGCGAGGACCGATGGCTTGAAGACGCGGGCTCCTGGCGCTTCGCCGGTCTCAATTCGCTGCTGCTCGGCCACGAGGATGACGAGGAGGAAGCGCAATTCGAATGGCTCCAGAAGGCGTTGGAAGACCGCGGTGGCCGCCGCGTCGCGCTTTTCGCGCACAAACCGCTTTTCGTCGATGAGCCGCATGAGGGCGATACCGGCTACTGGAGCGTCAAGCCGTCCCAGCGCCGCCGGCTTTATGACCTGATCGCGGCACATGACGTCGCGCTTTTTGCCAGCGGCCATCTGCATTGGGCCTGGCAGGGCCGCTACGAACAGACAGCGCTGACGTGGGGGCCTTCGGCGGCGTTCATCATCGACAAGATGGAGCGCGAGATGCCAGGTGAGCGCCTGATCGGCGCTGTTATCCACGAACTCGGCGATGATGCCGCAAGCCGCATCGTCGCTATTCCCGGCATGACCGCGCATGTGCTCGACGAGGTTGTGCACGAGGTCTATCCGCATGCGGCAAAGACGCAGGAGCCGGTCGAATGA